One region of Moraxella sp. ZY210820 genomic DNA includes:
- the folC gene encoding bifunctional tetrahydrofolate synthase/dihydrofolate synthase: protein MNTLSIPSVNDSLLTWLNYLGQIHVTGIDLGLERVQPVAEYLKVTQPNAKVITVAGTNGKGSTTTTIASILTQQGYRVALYQSPHIYRFNERVKINGIEVADDILVQAFVQVEQARQACGLSLSFFEATTLASFLIFKQQNCNVWVLEVGLGGRLDVVNVIAPDVAVITNIGIDHVDWLGDNIEQIAYEKAGIIRANIPVVFAGEQVIPQAIIDKVEQCHASLYAVNRDYFIQQYADRWQLSTSGMTLSLPYASLAIQNVAAAVNAILLSGLAVSETALQQGIMQAKLSGRFEIRQVDGKTVIFDAGHNPHGIDFLRKQLQNYLQQNTQYREVVVVFSMLVDKDIQSVVNDLKTDIVHWYIAPLNVQRAASEQQLLTTLDGQNVTTLPSIQQAFELALSQLQTHQIMLVCGSFHTLEAIWEHLNHE, encoded by the coding sequence TTGAATACATTATCTATTCCAAGTGTTAATGATAGTTTGCTAACATGGCTTAATTATTTAGGTCAAATCCATGTAACAGGAATTGATTTAGGTTTAGAGCGTGTACAACCTGTTGCTGAATATTTAAAGGTTACTCAGCCAAATGCAAAAGTGATTACAGTAGCAGGAACAAATGGTAAGGGTTCAACTACAACAACAATTGCTAGTATTTTAACACAACAAGGCTATCGTGTTGCTTTATATCAATCACCACATATTTACCGTTTTAATGAACGAGTTAAAATCAATGGGATAGAAGTTGCTGATGATATCTTGGTACAGGCTTTTGTACAAGTTGAGCAAGCACGTCAAGCCTGCGGTTTGAGTTTATCCTTTTTTGAAGCAACAACATTAGCGAGTTTTTTAATATTCAAGCAACAAAATTGTAATGTTTGGGTGTTGGAAGTAGGTTTAGGTGGGCGTTTAGATGTAGTTAATGTGATTGCACCTGATGTTGCTGTTATTACCAATATTGGTATCGACCATGTCGATTGGTTAGGGGATAACATTGAGCAAATTGCTTATGAAAAAGCAGGGATTATTCGTGCAAATATTCCTGTAGTCTTTGCTGGGGAACAAGTGATTCCACAAGCAATTATCGATAAGGTTGAACAATGTCATGCCTCTTTATATGCGGTCAATCGTGATTATTTTATACAACAATATGCTGATAGATGGCAGTTATCTACTTCGGGTATGACATTAAGTCTACCTTATGCCTCATTGGCAATACAAAATGTGGCTGCTGCAGTCAATGCGATATTATTAAGTGGTTTGGCAGTGAGTGAAACAGCCTTACAACAGGGTATTATGCAAGCTAAATTATCAGGACGTTTTGAAATTCGCCAAGTCGATGGAAAAACGGTAATTTTTGATGCAGGGCATAATCCACATGGTATTGATTTTTTACGAAAACAGTTGCAAAACTATTTACAACAAAATACACAATATCGTGAAGTTGTGGTTGTATTTTCAATGTTAGTTGATAAAGATATTCAAAGTGTAGTAAATGATTTAAAAACTGATATCGTACATTGGTATATTGCACCTTTAAATGTACAACGAGCTGCGAGTGAGCAACAATTATTAACTACACTAGATGGGCAAAATGTAACAACATTGCCAAGTATTCAACAAGCCTTTGAATTGGCGTTATCTCAACTGCAAACACATCAAATTATGTTGGTGTGTGGTTCATTTCATACGTTAGAAGCGATTTGGGAACATTTGAATCATGAATAA
- a CDS encoding efflux RND transporter permease subunit translates to MAKFFIHRPIFAWVIALIIMFAGILTLKNMPVAQYPKIAAPQIQINAVYAGASADTVEKTVTQIIEQQMTGLDGMRYIEGNSTNGSSQLTVYFQQGTDPDMAQVQVQNKLQSATPLLPQDVQRRGITVSKGNPSFLQVLAFYSEDGSMSDADIKDYVASNISEQLSRVEGVGSVRVFGGSYAMRIWLDPAKLANFNLTPLDVSNAISAQNTQVAVGQIGALPSREGQAINATVTAQSLLQTPEQFRNIILKNSQNGSIVRLSDVARVELGSDSYDVVSKYNGKPAGGLAVSLATGANALETAKRVEKVLNNLRKNYPTGLKDEVAYDTTPFVERSISAVVKTLIEAVILVFLVMFLFLQNWRATIIPTFAVPVVVLGTFAVINLFGFSINTLTMFAMVLAIGLLVDDAIVVVENVERIMVEEHLDPVTATEKSMGQISGALVGITSVLSAVFIPLSFMGGTSGVIYRQFSITLIVAMLLSLLIAIVFTPALCATMLKQHDPNKKPSNNPIAKFFHGFNRAFDATASLYQRSVGKMISKMGRWVSVAIFVVFCGILGFLGKSLPSSFLPTEDQGMIMTLIQLPVNSSMERTEKVVDQVADYYMNKEKDMVESVFSVSGFSFGGGGQNQGMAFVRLKDWEQRTTPELQSPALVQRAMSLNAIPEAELVFPMQLPAMLELGNSTGVQFVLKDVNANGPEKLDLASKEILKMISQDKRFVFSHSTSQDTAPQYKVIIDQEKAGSMGVSLSDINRTMGIAWAGSYVNDFIDRGRVKKVYVQSDTDGRMMPEDLNKWYVRNSSGEMIPFSAFATGHWEHGSLGLKRYNGSSSITLEAVGMMSTGETMKTIEGFADKLPELGFNGFAYEWTGLSLEEQEAGSQKMIVFALAGLMVFLILAALYESWSVPFSVMLSIPIGVLGSFILTFAVMIITKDFQNVGNNIYFTVAIVAVIGLAAKNAILIVEFAKELQEQGEDLIKATLHASKMRLRPIIMTTLAFGFGVLPLAIASGAGAAAQHSVGYGVLGGVLSSTVLGIFFIPVFFVIVRSIFKYKAKPQQEKHL, encoded by the coding sequence ATGGCTAAGTTTTTTATTCATCGCCCCATTTTTGCGTGGGTGATTGCGTTAATTATTATGTTCGCAGGTATTCTGACTTTAAAAAATATGCCTGTAGCACAATATCCAAAAATCGCCGCACCGCAAATCCAAATCAATGCCGTATATGCAGGTGCATCTGCGGATACTGTGGAAAAAACTGTAACACAAATTATCGAACAGCAAATGACTGGTCTCGATGGTATGCGTTATATTGAAGGTAATAGTACCAATGGTTCATCACAGCTCACTGTATATTTCCAACAAGGTACTGACCCTGATATGGCTCAAGTCCAAGTACAAAATAAATTACAGTCAGCAACACCACTACTGCCACAAGATGTACAAAGACGTGGTATTACAGTAAGTAAAGGTAATCCAAGCTTTTTACAAGTATTAGCATTCTACTCTGAAGATGGTAGTATGTCTGATGCCGATATTAAAGACTATGTTGCGTCTAATATTTCAGAACAGCTTAGTCGTGTAGAAGGCGTTGGTTCCGTACGTGTATTTGGTGGTTCGTATGCGATGCGAATTTGGTTAGACCCTGCCAAATTAGCTAATTTTAACCTAACACCGCTTGATGTATCTAATGCGATTTCAGCACAAAATACACAAGTGGCAGTCGGTCAAATTGGTGCATTGCCTTCTCGTGAAGGACAAGCCATCAATGCGACAGTAACCGCTCAAAGTTTATTACAAACTCCAGAACAATTCCGTAATATCATCTTAAAAAATTCACAAAATGGCTCGATTGTACGTTTATCAGACGTGGCTCGTGTGGAATTAGGCTCTGATAGTTATGATGTGGTTTCTAAATACAATGGTAAACCTGCAGGTGGTCTTGCTGTTAGTTTGGCGACAGGTGCAAATGCTCTAGAAACTGCAAAACGTGTGGAAAAAGTTTTAAACAATTTGCGTAAAAACTATCCAACTGGTTTAAAAGATGAAGTGGCTTATGATACTACGCCTTTTGTTGAGCGTTCGATTTCAGCGGTAGTAAAAACACTTATTGAAGCGGTTATTCTCGTCTTCTTGGTAATGTTTTTATTCTTACAAAACTGGCGTGCAACCATTATTCCAACTTTTGCCGTGCCTGTGGTGGTACTTGGTACATTTGCGGTCATCAACTTATTTGGCTTTAGTATCAATACACTCACCATGTTTGCGATGGTACTAGCGATTGGTCTTCTGGTCGATGATGCGATTGTCGTGGTAGAAAACGTTGAACGTATTATGGTCGAAGAACATCTTGACCCAGTAACTGCAACCGAAAAATCAATGGGGCAAATTTCTGGTGCACTAGTCGGTATTACATCTGTACTTTCAGCAGTATTTATTCCATTATCATTTATGGGTGGTACATCAGGAGTGATTTATCGTCAATTCTCAATTACCTTGATTGTTGCGATGTTATTATCATTACTGATTGCGATTGTCTTTACCCCTGCCTTATGTGCAACCATGCTCAAACAGCATGACCCAAATAAAAAACCAAGCAATAATCCAATTGCAAAATTCTTCCATGGCTTTAACCGTGCATTTGATGCAACAGCATCGCTCTATCAACGTAGCGTTGGTAAAATGATCTCTAAAATGGGGCGTTGGGTTTCAGTCGCTATTTTTGTAGTTTTCTGTGGTATCTTAGGTTTTCTAGGTAAAAGTTTACCATCATCATTCTTACCAACAGAAGACCAAGGTATGATTATGACCTTGATTCAACTCCCAGTAAACTCATCTATGGAGCGTACTGAAAAAGTGGTGGATCAAGTCGCTGACTACTATATGAACAAAGAAAAAGATATGGTGGAGTCAGTATTTAGTGTATCTGGTTTCTCATTTGGTGGTGGCGGACAGAATCAGGGTATGGCTTTCGTCCGTCTTAAAGATTGGGAACAGCGTACAACGCCTGAACTGCAAAGTCCTGCTCTCGTTCAACGTGCAATGTCATTAAACGCAATTCCTGAAGCAGAATTAGTCTTCCCTATGCAATTACCTGCAATGTTAGAATTAGGTAACTCTACAGGTGTACAATTTGTATTAAAAGATGTCAATGCCAATGGACCTGAAAAACTTGACTTAGCCAGTAAAGAAATCTTAAAAATGATTTCTCAAGATAAACGTTTTGTGTTTAGCCATTCAACATCTCAAGATACTGCACCACAATACAAAGTCATCATTGACCAAGAAAAAGCAGGTTCAATGGGTGTAAGTTTAAGCGATATTAACCGTACTATGGGTATTGCTTGGGCTGGCTCTTATGTCAATGATTTTATTGACCGTGGTCGTGTGAAAAAAGTCTATGTACAATCAGATACTGATGGACGTATGATGCCTGAAGATTTAAATAAATGGTATGTGCGTAATTCATCAGGTGAAATGATTCCATTCTCTGCATTTGCGACTGGACATTGGGAGCATGGTTCACTAGGCTTAAAACGTTATAATGGTTCATCATCAATTACCCTTGAAGCGGTAGGTATGATGAGTACTGGTGAAACCATGAAAACCATTGAAGGTTTTGCCGATAAATTACCTGAGTTAGGCTTTAATGGCTTTGCTTATGAATGGACTGGTTTATCACTTGAAGAACAAGAAGCTGGCTCACAAAAAATGATTGTATTTGCGTTAGCTGGTTTAATGGTGTTCTTAATTTTGGCAGCATTGTATGAAAGTTGGTCTGTACCATTCTCAGTGATGCTCTCTATTCCAATTGGTGTATTAGGTTCATTTATTCTCACTTTCGCTGTGATGATTATTACCAAAGATTTCCAAAATGTGGGGAATAATATCTACTTTACCGTTGCGATTGTTGCCGTAATTGGTCTTGCCGCTAAAAATGCGATTTTGATTGTTGAATTTGCAAAAGAATTGCAAGAGCAAGGCGAAGATTTAATCAAAGCAACACTACATGCATCAAAAATGCGTTTACGTCCAATTATCATGACCACATTGGCATTCGGTTTTGGTGTATTACCATTAGCGATTGCGTCTGGTGCAGGTGCTGCCGCACAGCATTCTGTGGGTTATGGGGTACTTGGTGGCGTATTAAGTTCTACTGTACTCGGGATTTTCTTTATTCCAGTATTCTTTGTCATCGTGCGTAGTATCTTTAAATACAAAGCAAAACCACAACAGGAGAAACATTTATAA
- a CDS encoding SPOR domain-containing protein, producing MNKKQILGGVLLLGGGILVAILGQSVSKKELSPQAVSPSGIISSSEQNQIPESEQVKPVELQELKADDTTVQQQLNEQNMARVQQQADEFARQQQAIQQQQQAEQLQTRQTEVEAQQKQVYEEITPEQDAAIQRQALAEQRRAEQTEIKRQQAQEAKRKAEQEQAKQRQAEQERKREQEQVKRNTEQEERKRLQQEEARKRKAEQERKREQEQAKRKAEADKKKSNTDKRQWMVQISLAKDTASANKQIAQLRANGYRVTTSPTSKGLRIMVGPHKDKASAEATRQKIISNANLNMKSAWVHGWVPLKDR from the coding sequence ATGAATAAAAAACAAATATTAGGCGGTGTATTATTACTCGGTGGTGGTATTCTCGTTGCCATACTCGGGCAAAGTGTGAGTAAAAAAGAACTATCTCCACAGGCTGTATCTCCAAGTGGTATCATTAGTTCGAGCGAACAAAATCAAATTCCTGAGTCAGAGCAAGTGAAACCAGTTGAGTTACAAGAATTAAAGGCTGATGATACTACAGTTCAACAGCAATTAAATGAACAAAATATGGCTCGTGTACAACAACAAGCTGATGAATTTGCACGTCAGCAACAAGCAATACAACAGCAACAACAGGCTGAACAATTGCAAACACGTCAAACAGAAGTTGAAGCTCAGCAAAAGCAGGTATATGAAGAAATAACACCAGAACAAGATGCTGCAATACAACGTCAAGCACTAGCTGAACAACGTAGAGCTGAACAAACTGAAATTAAGCGTCAGCAGGCACAAGAAGCTAAGCGTAAAGCGGAGCAAGAACAAGCCAAACAACGTCAGGCTGAACAAGAGCGTAAACGTGAACAAGAGCAAGTAAAACGTAATACTGAGCAAGAAGAACGTAAGCGTTTACAACAAGAAGAAGCAAGAAAACGTAAAGCTGAACAAGAACGTAAACGTGAGCAAGAACAGGCAAAACGTAAGGCTGAAGCAGATAAGAAAAAATCAAATACAGATAAACGTCAATGGATGGTACAAATTTCGTTGGCAAAAGATACAGCAAGTGCAAATAAACAAATTGCACAATTGCGTGCGAATGGTTATCGTGTAACCACAAGTCCAACATCAAAAGGTTTACGTATTATGGTTGGTCCACATAAAGATAAAGCAAGTGCAGAAGCAACGCGTCAAAAAATTATATCAAATGCAAATTTGAATATGAAGTCTGCTTGGGTACATGGTTGGGTACCATTAAAAGACCGTTAA
- the accD gene encoding acetyl-CoA carboxylase, carboxyltransferase subunit beta: MSEAKPNLTVSTPWFERDIPSVALKNVAPEIELPTNSEPLIECPECKATGTEQQVIESLYVCPFCNFHGVMKARHRLEWFLDEVQQELGQQFTAKDPLKFVDSKPYPERMQEAQQKTGETEGLVVMQGLLKQMPVVACAFEFDFMGGSMGTVVGDRFVQAAEYALEHRQPLICFAASGGARMQEGMLSLMQMARTSAAIKRLKNAKIPYIVVLTHPVYGGVTASLAMLGDLHLAEPKAMIGFAGKRVIEQTVREKLDEPFQRAEYLVEHGVVDKIVHRHELKETVHRLLSKLMNIHV; the protein is encoded by the coding sequence ATGAGTGAAGCAAAACCAAATTTAACAGTGAGTACGCCGTGGTTTGAGCGTGATATTCCAAGTGTTGCATTAAAAAATGTTGCACCAGAAATTGAGTTGCCAACAAATAGTGAACCACTCATTGAATGTCCTGAATGCAAGGCTACAGGTACTGAACAGCAAGTGATTGAAAGTCTTTATGTTTGCCCATTTTGTAACTTTCATGGTGTAATGAAAGCAAGACACCGTCTTGAATGGTTTTTAGATGAGGTACAACAAGAATTAGGACAACAATTTACCGCAAAAGACCCTTTAAAATTTGTTGATTCTAAGCCTTATCCTGAACGTATGCAAGAAGCACAGCAAAAGACAGGAGAGACTGAAGGCTTAGTGGTTATGCAAGGTTTATTAAAACAAATGCCTGTAGTTGCTTGTGCATTTGAATTTGATTTTATGGGAGGGTCAATGGGAACTGTGGTCGGTGACCGTTTCGTACAAGCAGCTGAATATGCCTTAGAACATCGACAACCCTTGATTTGTTTTGCTGCGTCTGGCGGGGCGAGAATGCAAGAAGGTATGTTGTCATTAATGCAAATGGCACGCACATCAGCAGCGATTAAGCGTTTGAAAAATGCTAAAATTCCATATATTGTGGTCTTAACGCACCCTGTTTATGGTGGGGTAACAGCATCTTTAGCTATGTTGGGCGATTTACATTTGGCTGAACCAAAAGCAATGATTGGTTTTGCTGGTAAACGTGTGATTGAACAAACTGTGCGTGAAAAACTTGATGAGCCATTCCAACGTGCTGAATATTTGGTTGAGCATGGCGTGGTAGATAAGATAGTACATCGACATGAGCTTAAAGAAACTGTACATCGTTTATTGTCTAAATTAATGAATATTCATGTATAA
- the trpA gene encoding tryptophan synthase subunit alpha, with the protein MSRLAIRFQQLKQQNRKALVSYIMAGDPQPQVTVPLLHQMVEAGVDVIELGLPFSDPMADGPVIALAAERALAGGTNTLDALAMVKQFREQDSQTPVVLMGYLNPIEVIGYEKFVNIAVESGVDGVLLVDLPPEESADFNALLKQHDLDQIFLLAPTSTDQRIQDVVKHGRGFIYYVSLKGVTGSSRLDVVEAGQRIAKIKSYTDVPVGVGFGINDAKSAQAMAQVADAVIVGSALVKPFATLDIEQATVQTINKVKELRVALDEIV; encoded by the coding sequence ATGTCTCGTTTGGCAATTCGTTTTCAACAGTTAAAGCAACAAAATCGTAAAGCCTTAGTGTCTTATATTATGGCAGGAGATCCACAACCACAAGTAACAGTACCTTTGTTACATCAAATGGTTGAAGCTGGGGTTGATGTGATTGAACTAGGTTTACCATTTTCAGATCCAATGGCAGATGGTCCTGTGATTGCTTTGGCTGCTGAGCGTGCATTGGCAGGTGGGACAAATACACTTGATGCGTTAGCGATGGTTAAACAATTTCGTGAGCAAGATAGTCAAACACCTGTGGTGTTGATGGGTTATCTCAATCCGATTGAAGTGATTGGCTATGAAAAATTTGTTAATATTGCAGTAGAAAGTGGGGTAGATGGTGTATTATTGGTTGATTTACCGCCTGAAGAATCGGCTGATTTTAATGCACTTTTAAAGCAACATGATTTAGACCAAATTTTCTTGCTTGCACCAACATCAACAGACCAACGTATTCAAGATGTAGTCAAACATGGGCGTGGATTTATCTATTATGTGTCCTTAAAAGGTGTTACAGGCTCTAGTCGTTTAGATGTTGTAGAAGCAGGACAACGTATCGCCAAAATCAAATCTTATACCGATGTTCCTGTTGGGGTAGGTTTTGGTATTAATGATGCAAAATCAGCACAAGCGATGGCACAAGTTGCAGATGCGGTCATTGTAGGTAGTGCATTAGTCAAACCTTTTGCCACTTTGGATATTGAGCAAGCAACGGTACAAACAATTAATAAAGTGAAGGAGCTTCGAGTTGCACTCGATGAAATAGTATGA
- the adeC gene encoding AdeC/AdeK/OprM family multidrug efflux complex outer membrane factor translates to MQQHSFNLARGFAISVLALALTACQTMRGTEPVAQPNIETQFNTLPQAGDYPSLAELGYKDFFADERLIKIIDLALANNRDMRVATLNIQKVQQQYRIAENNELPTIGASGSIIRQDNASTPKAITSYSVGLGVTSYELDFWGRVRSLKDAALDSYLATQSSKDATQISLISQIAQSWLNYAYANARLTLAQQTLKAQQESYNLNQKRFKAGIASEIPLRQSQISVETARNDVATYQTQVAQAKNTLDLLVGQPVADELLAKTAVKNITKAQVLGTGLPSDLLNNRPDIRAAEYQLSAMGANIGAAKARLYPSIRLTGTAGLASTDLSDLFKSGAFLWSVGPSLELPIFDWGTRKANIKIAETDQQIALANYEKAIQNAFKEVNDALATRAFIIDRMNAQQRLVEATGVNYKLSTARFNAGIDSYLNVLDAQRSAYSAEQSLLVVYQANLNNQIELYKTLGGGIKVYQTDERHHQPSSADIHKKVD, encoded by the coding sequence ATGCAACAACACAGCTTTAATCTCGCTCGTGGTTTTGCAATCTCAGTTCTCGCATTGGCTCTGACTGCATGTCAGACCATGCGTGGGACTGAGCCAGTCGCTCAACCAAATATTGAAACTCAATTTAACACGCTACCGCAAGCAGGCGATTATCCATCATTAGCAGAACTAGGTTATAAAGATTTTTTTGCTGATGAACGTTTAATTAAAATCATTGATTTAGCATTAGCAAATAATCGTGATATGCGTGTCGCAACCTTAAATATTCAAAAAGTACAGCAACAATATCGTATTGCTGAAAATAATGAATTACCGACCATTGGTGCAAGTGGTAGTATTATCCGTCAAGATAATGCGAGTACACCAAAAGCTATTACAAGCTATAGTGTTGGTCTTGGTGTTACATCATACGAGCTTGACTTTTGGGGACGTGTACGGAGCTTAAAAGATGCTGCTCTCGACAGCTATCTTGCAACACAAAGCTCAAAAGATGCAACTCAAATTAGCTTAATTAGTCAAATTGCACAATCATGGCTTAATTATGCTTATGCCAATGCACGTTTAACATTGGCTCAACAAACGCTTAAAGCACAGCAAGAAAGTTATAACCTAAACCAAAAACGCTTTAAAGCAGGTATTGCCAGTGAAATTCCATTACGTCAGTCGCAAATTTCTGTGGAAACTGCTCGTAATGATGTAGCAACTTATCAGACCCAAGTTGCTCAAGCCAAAAATACTTTGGATTTATTGGTTGGGCAACCTGTAGCTGATGAATTATTAGCGAAAACTGCGGTTAAAAATATCACTAAAGCACAAGTTTTAGGTACAGGTTTGCCAAGTGATTTACTTAACAATCGTCCTGATATACGTGCTGCTGAATATCAACTGAGTGCTATGGGTGCAAATATTGGTGCAGCAAAAGCTCGACTTTATCCAAGTATCCGTCTTACAGGGACTGCTGGTTTAGCTTCTACCGATTTAAGTGATTTATTTAAATCGGGTGCATTTTTATGGTCAGTTGGTCCAAGTCTTGAATTACCAATTTTTGACTGGGGAACACGCAAAGCTAATATCAAAATTGCTGAAACTGACCAACAAATCGCTTTAGCCAATTATGAAAAAGCCATTCAAAATGCGTTTAAAGAAGTGAATGATGCTTTAGCGACTCGTGCCTTTATTATCGACCGCATGAATGCTCAACAACGTTTAGTTGAAGCAACAGGCGTGAATTACAAACTTTCAACAGCTCGTTTTAATGCAGGCATTGATAGTTATTTAAATGTCCTTGATGCACAACGTTCGGCTTATAGTGCGGAACAAAGTTTATTAGTGGTTTATCAAGCTAATTTAAATAATCAAATTGAACTGTATAAAACACTTGGTGGCGGTATAAAAGTTTATCAGACTGATGAACGTCATCATCAGCCAAGTAGTGCAGATATTCATAAAAAAGTAGATTAA
- a CDS encoding capsule assembly Wzi family protein — translation MMSLVKKYLAGAIFLLMANGAFANGLVLNQAELRQDLNWLQQQGVIQISTSTWPLSHNEIERALSNAKANDSTQHEVIERVRQALINENSMFKAGLSLQSEEKPLAHQFGDNSYAQYSAFTEANAGGEHWDIKLRVTAEKDSEIGNKKNDVNVDGSYIAGQAFNQWLVAGQIPTWWGAGHEGSLIRGDASRSVVGVTLQRDKHQAFETEWLSWIGDWQYQIFAGQLRNYKAVPDAKLIGMRVTAQPTPYLELGFSRTLQWGGEGRRQTASDLMKALAGNQDNVYNGQYDQSNQIAGFDGRLSLGHIVDVPVSVYAQYVGEDEANFLPSKKMYLSGLDYSSSYNKMPYQVYAEWADTRTNMKTRGISYEHGTTYKDGFYQQGYPLAYPLGGDAQSVSLGGHIHIDKMNSVSGRMMFAKLDKARATSRQNNYAFPNQDNLKSVEVTWTHRIKPTIPLKLNAWLSDSDVHGQDGGLGMQVELPLDKNTFGLK, via the coding sequence ATGATGAGTCTAGTAAAAAAATATTTGGCAGGTGCAATATTCTTGTTGATGGCAAATGGTGCATTTGCCAATGGTCTAGTTCTAAATCAAGCCGAGTTACGCCAAGATTTAAACTGGTTACAACAACAAGGTGTTATTCAAATTAGTACATCTACATGGCCGTTATCACATAATGAAATCGAGCGTGCATTAAGCAATGCTAAAGCGAATGATAGTACTCAACATGAAGTGATTGAGCGTGTGCGTCAAGCATTAATCAATGAAAATAGTATGTTTAAAGCAGGTTTGTCATTACAATCTGAAGAGAAACCTTTAGCACATCAATTTGGTGATAATAGCTATGCTCAATATAGTGCGTTTACTGAAGCAAATGCAGGTGGTGAACATTGGGATATTAAATTGCGTGTAACTGCAGAAAAAGACAGTGAAATTGGCAATAAAAAAAATGATGTTAATGTAGATGGTTCATATATTGCGGGGCAAGCATTTAATCAATGGTTAGTGGCGGGTCAAATTCCAACGTGGTGGGGGGCAGGTCATGAGGGTAGTTTAATTCGTGGTGATGCCAGCCGTTCGGTTGTGGGCGTAACCTTACAACGTGATAAACATCAAGCCTTTGAAACAGAATGGTTATCTTGGATTGGTGATTGGCAATATCAAATTTTTGCAGGTCAATTACGAAATTATAAAGCTGTACCCGATGCGAAGTTAATTGGTATGCGTGTAACGGCTCAGCCAACACCTTATCTTGAATTAGGTTTTTCGCGGACTTTACAATGGGGTGGGGAAGGTCGTCGCCAAACAGCAAGTGATTTAATGAAAGCCTTAGCAGGTAATCAAGATAATGTTTATAATGGGCAATATGACCAGTCAAACCAAATTGCAGGTTTTGATGGACGTTTATCTTTAGGACATATAGTTGATGTGCCTGTGAGTGTTTATGCACAATATGTGGGTGAAGATGAAGCTAACTTCTTACCATCAAAGAAAATGTATTTATCAGGTTTAGATTATTCATCAAGCTATAATAAAATGCCATATCAAGTGTATGCAGAATGGGCGGATACACGTACCAATATGAAAACACGTGGTATCAGTTATGAGCATGGTACGACATATAAAGATGGTTTCTATCAACAAGGTTATCCTTTGGCTTATCCTTTAGGTGGTGATGCACAATCTGTATCTTTAGGTGGTCATATACATATTGATAAAATGAATAGTGTATCTGGTCGTATGATGTTTGCAAAATTAGACAAAGCTCGTGCAACCAGTCGCCAAAATAACTATGCTTTTCCAAATCAAGATAACTTAAAATCAGTTGAAGTAACTTGGACACATCGTATTAAACCAACAATTCCATTAAAATTGAATGCTTGGTTGAGTGATTCAGATGTGCATGGTCAAGATGGTGGTTTAGGTATGCAGGTTGAATTACCATTAGATAAGAATACTTTTGGATTAAAATAA